In Rhizobium glycinendophyticum, the DNA window TGAACCAGCCTGGGGAGGCGGCGAGGCGCTTCTTGATCTGAGCGAAGAGAATCTCTTCTTCTTCAGAGCCGGGATTCGACAGCACGTTTTCGCCTGCTTCGGCGCGTGCACCCAGCAGGATGTACATGGTGGCGTCGCCACCATCGTCGAGGATCATGTTGGATACGCCGCCATCGGCCCACTGGAAGATGCGGTCGGTGTAGTCCCAGTAGTCGGTCAGCGACTCGCCCTTGATGGCGAAGACCGGGATGCCGGCAGCGGCGATCGCGGCTGCCGCATGGTCCTGGGTCGAGAAGATGTTGCAGGATGCCCAGCGCACATCGGCGCCGAGTGCAACCAGCGTCTCGATCAACACGGCAGTCTGGATCGTCATGTGCAGCGAGCCGGTGATGCGCGCACCCGTAAGCGGCTTGCTGGCGCCGAATTCTTCGCGGCAGGCCATCAGGCCCGGCATTTCCGTCTCCGCAATGCTGATTTCCTTGCGACCGTAATCGGCAAGACCGATGTCGGCGATGACGTAGTCATGTTTGCTCATGAGAGTCTCCGGCTGGATCTGGGCCCGGTCTCCGCCTGAAGCAGAAACGAGGAACGCTCGACCCGCGACATTGATATCGCGGCGATTGCGCTGTTCCTAGCAGGGATCGTCAAAGAAGGCAATCAGACATAAAGAAGTCTTTATGTCCTTATGTGGAGATGCTTTACATCTCCTCACCGAAGCGATCTGCGACCAAAGCCGTGAGCGCATCGAGCACCGCTTCGGCGTCGTTTCCGGATGCGGTCACGCTGATGGAGCAGCCGGGACTGGCAGCCAGCATCATCAAGCCCATGATAGAGGTGCCGCCGACACTGGTTCCATCCTTCGACACGGTAACATGAGCGTCGAAGCCGCTGACTGTCTGGACGAATTTGGCGGAAGCGCGCGCATGAAGGCCGCGCTTGTTGATGATCAGCAGCTCGCGTGCAAGTGGGGCAGTCATTGCATCACTTTCCACTAAGGACGCGGCTGGCGACGTTGATGTATTTGCGGCCCGCTTCGGACGCTTCCACTAGGGCACGGTCCATGTCGTTGTCGCCTCGAATGCCGGCGAGCTTTATGAGCATGGGAAGGTTGACCCCAGCGATGACTTCGATCCGGCCGGTGTTCATGACGGAGATGGCGAGGTTGGAAGGCGTGCCGCCAAACATGTCGGTCAGAATGATCACGCCGTGCCCATCGTCGGCGCGCAGGACGGCATCCAGAATATCCTGACGACGCTGGTCCATGTCGTCTTCGGGGCCAATGGAAACCGTCTCGATGCATTTCTGTGGGCCGACGACATGTTCCACCGCGTGATGAAACTCTTCAGCCAGCTTGCCATGAGTGACAAGCACAAGTCCGATCATTCTCTACTGCCCCTTAGCGGAAAAAGTCGCCAGATAGCGCAACACCAGTGGTTCGTCCATCGATAGGACGCC includes these proteins:
- a CDS encoding HPr family phosphocarrier protein, with amino-acid sequence MTAPLARELLIINKRGLHARASAKFVQTVSGFDAHVTVSKDGTSVGGTSIMGLMMLAASPGCSISVTASGNDAEAVLDALTALVADRFGEEM
- a CDS encoding PTS sugar transporter subunit IIA; the encoded protein is MIGLVLVTHGKLAEEFHHAVEHVVGPQKCIETVSIGPEDDMDQRRQDILDAVLRADDGHGVIILTDMFGGTPSNLAISVMNTGRIEVIAGVNLPMLIKLAGIRGDNDMDRALVEASEAGRKYINVASRVLSGK